The following proteins are co-located in the Trichocoleus sp. FACHB-46 genome:
- the zds gene encoding 9,9'-di-cis-zeta-carotene desaturase, with translation MRVAIVGAGLAGMAAAVDLVDAGHEVEIFESRPFVGGKVGSWVDADGNHIEMGLHVFFFNYANLFALMKKVGAFENLLPKQHTHTFVNRGGVVKELDFRFPIGAPFNGLKAFFTTGQLSLLDKLQNAIALGTSPMIRGLIDYEGGMKQIRALDRVSFARWFRSHGGSNGSLKRMWNPIAYALGFIDTENISARCMLTIFQMFATKTEASKLNMLKGSPHEYLLKPIVNYLESRGTKIHTRRGVRKVLFEDAGDQTKVTGLVIANGDTEETVTADAYLCACDVPGVQRLLPSEWRQWSEFDNIYKLDAVPVATVQLRFDGWVTELQDPQARKQLEHAAGIDNLLYTADADFSCFSDLALSSPADYYRPGQGSLLQLVLTPGDPFIKQSNEAIAQHVLKQVHDLFPSSRELNMTWYSVVKLAQSLYREAPGMDPYRPPQKTPIANFFLAGSYTQQDYIDSMEGATLSGRQAAREILANFSQVTENRQPVTMNA, from the coding sequence ATGCGAGTTGCGATCGTTGGGGCGGGGCTTGCTGGCATGGCCGCAGCCGTCGATTTAGTCGATGCAGGGCATGAAGTAGAGATTTTTGAGTCTCGTCCGTTTGTCGGTGGCAAAGTTGGCAGTTGGGTAGATGCTGACGGCAACCACATCGAGATGGGCCTGCATGTGTTCTTCTTTAACTACGCCAATCTGTTTGCGTTGATGAAAAAGGTTGGCGCATTTGAGAACCTGCTGCCCAAGCAACACACGCATACCTTCGTCAATCGTGGCGGTGTGGTCAAGGAACTCGATTTCCGCTTTCCGATTGGGGCACCTTTTAATGGCCTCAAAGCCTTCTTCACTACCGGGCAGTTGTCGCTCCTCGATAAGCTGCAAAATGCGATCGCCCTCGGCACCAGCCCGATGATTCGCGGCTTGATCGACTACGAAGGCGGCATGAAACAAATCCGCGCACTCGATCGCGTCAGTTTTGCCCGGTGGTTCCGCAGTCATGGTGGCTCGAATGGTAGCCTGAAGCGGATGTGGAACCCGATCGCCTACGCTTTAGGTTTCATCGACACGGAAAATATCTCAGCTCGCTGTATGCTGACGATTTTCCAGATGTTTGCCACCAAAACCGAAGCCTCTAAGCTGAACATGCTCAAAGGCTCTCCCCACGAATATTTGCTCAAGCCGATTGTGAATTATTTAGAATCGCGGGGCACCAAGATACACACCCGCCGGGGTGTCCGCAAAGTCCTGTTTGAAGACGCAGGTGATCAAACCAAAGTCACTGGGTTAGTGATTGCTAACGGTGACACCGAAGAAACCGTTACTGCGGATGCTTACCTCTGTGCCTGTGATGTACCGGGGGTGCAACGCCTCCTACCTTCCGAATGGCGGCAATGGTCCGAGTTCGACAATATCTACAAGCTCGATGCGGTTCCTGTAGCGACGGTTCAACTGCGGTTTGATGGTTGGGTGACGGAACTACAAGACCCCCAAGCTCGTAAACAATTAGAGCACGCCGCCGGAATTGACAACCTGCTCTACACGGCTGATGCAGACTTTTCTTGCTTCTCCGATTTGGCGCTGTCTAGCCCTGCTGACTACTACCGTCCGGGGCAAGGGTCATTGTTGCAGTTGGTGTTGACTCCAGGTGATCCATTTATTAAGCAGAGCAACGAGGCGATCGCTCAGCACGTCCTCAAGCAAGTGCATGATCTGTTCCCCTCCTCGCGAGAACTGAACATGACCTGGTATAGTGTCGTCAAACTGGCGCAATCCCTGTACCGCGAAGCCCCAGGCATGGACCCCTACCGTCCTCCCCAAAAAACCCCGATCGCCAACTTCTTCCTGGCAGGCAGCTACACCCAGCAAGACTACATCGACAGTATGGAAGGAGCCACTCTGTCTGGGCGGCAAGCTGCGCGAGAAATTCTGGCTAATTTTTCTCAAGTAACTGAGAATCGTCAACCTGTAACAATGAACGCTTAA
- a CDS encoding helix-turn-helix domain-containing protein, producing the protein METDDFGKKVRDRRREEKLSQEELAQQVGISRNYLSQIERGQATNLSWQVMERLTSVLGLKQEQTGTLEAMADLPSSLAEFAKTADLPPDDVLMLARLKYRGQQPTTPEKWELLYNVIKMTVGK; encoded by the coding sequence ATGGAAACTGATGACTTTGGTAAGAAGGTGCGCGATCGCCGCCGAGAAGAAAAACTCAGCCAGGAAGAATTGGCACAGCAGGTAGGAATTTCCCGCAACTACCTGTCACAAATCGAGCGCGGGCAGGCCACCAATCTGTCCTGGCAAGTGATGGAACGCCTCACCTCGGTATTGGGGTTGAAGCAAGAACAAACAGGAACCTTAGAGGCAATGGCAGATTTGCCGTCCAGCTTGGCGGAGTTCGCCAAAACCGCCGACCTCCCCCCGGATGATGTGCTAATGTTGGCGCGGCTCAAGTACCGAGGTCAGCAACCCACGACCCCGGAAAAATGGGAATTGCTCTATAACGTGATTAAGATGACTGTTGGTAAATAG
- the cobQ gene encoding cobyric acid synthase CobQ, giving the protein MKAIMIVGTTSHAGKSLLTAALCRILSRRGWRVTPFKGQNMALNAYVTSSGGEIGYAQAVQAWAAGVSPRIEMNPILLKPQGDMTSQVILKGRAVGKVSAADYYEHYFEPGWQAIEESLRRLGEEFDLVVCEGAGSPAEINLKHRDLTNMRVAKHLNASTILVVDIDRGGAFAHIIGTLELLEPDERALIRGIVINKFRGQRSLLQSGIDWLQERTGIPVIGVIPWMEDSGFPAEDSLDLFERRTSQSNRDLTIAVVRLPRISNFTDFDPLESESTVTVKYVGPKDSLGYPDAVIIPGSKATIADLLTLQKTGMAEEIQNYAAAGGTVLGVCGGFQMLGKILADPEGLEGHEGRYKGLGLLPLKTVITGQKVARQRLVSSNFPQTGLPVSGYEIHQGRTQVMEGEGVQLLFEDANLGVVDKSLSVWGTYLHGLFDNGPWRRAWLNRLRQQRGLKSLPTGISNYREQREALLDALATQVESHLDLGPILP; this is encoded by the coding sequence ATGAAAGCCATTATGATCGTGGGCACTACGTCCCACGCTGGAAAATCGCTACTGACTGCGGCTTTGTGCCGAATTCTGAGCCGTCGCGGTTGGCGGGTCACTCCTTTTAAGGGCCAGAACATGGCTCTTAACGCTTACGTAACCTCAAGCGGAGGGGAAATTGGTTACGCTCAAGCCGTACAAGCTTGGGCAGCAGGGGTCAGCCCTCGCATTGAGATGAACCCAATTTTGCTCAAGCCTCAGGGAGATATGACTTCCCAGGTGATTCTCAAAGGCAGAGCAGTAGGCAAAGTCAGTGCAGCCGACTATTACGAGCATTACTTTGAACCAGGCTGGCAGGCGATCGAAGAATCGTTGCGACGGCTGGGCGAAGAATTTGACTTAGTGGTGTGCGAAGGAGCAGGCAGTCCTGCCGAGATCAACCTCAAGCACCGCGACTTGACTAATATGCGGGTGGCAAAACACTTGAATGCGTCCACCATTTTAGTTGTAGATATCGATCGCGGTGGCGCTTTTGCCCATATCATCGGCACCTTAGAACTCCTAGAGCCTGACGAACGAGCCTTAATTCGCGGCATTGTCATCAATAAGTTTCGCGGTCAGCGATCGCTCCTGCAATCCGGGATCGATTGGCTACAAGAGCGCACAGGCATTCCCGTCATCGGTGTGATTCCATGGATGGAAGACTCTGGTTTCCCAGCCGAAGATTCGCTAGATTTGTTCGAGCGCCGTACCAGCCAAAGCAATCGTGATCTAACGATCGCCGTGGTTCGCCTGCCTCGGATTTCTAACTTCACTGACTTTGACCCACTGGAGTCAGAATCAACCGTCACCGTGAAGTACGTGGGTCCAAAAGATTCTTTAGGCTATCCAGATGCGGTGATTATTCCTGGCTCTAAAGCCACGATCGCTGACTTGCTGACTCTGCAAAAAACTGGCATGGCCGAAGAAATTCAAAACTATGCCGCAGCCGGTGGCACCGTCCTCGGAGTCTGCGGTGGCTTCCAAATGCTGGGTAAAATTTTGGCAGACCCCGAAGGGCTGGAGGGGCATGAAGGTCGCTATAAGGGCCTGGGGCTGTTACCCCTCAAAACCGTGATTACAGGGCAAAAAGTAGCTCGCCAGCGTCTAGTCAGTTCCAACTTTCCTCAAACTGGACTGCCTGTTTCAGGTTATGAAATCCATCAAGGCCGAACCCAGGTGATGGAAGGGGAAGGGGTGCAGTTGTTATTTGAAGATGCCAATTTGGGAGTAGTGGACAAGAGCTTGTCTGTATGGGGCACCTATCTGCATGGCTTGTTCGACAATGGCCCCTGGCGGCGAGCTTGGCTAAATCGCCTCCGACAGCAGCGCGGTCTGAAGTCTTTGCCAACCGGAATTTCCAATTACCGAGAACAACGAGAAGCCCTTTTAGATGCTCTGGCTACTCAGGTTGAATCACACCTGGACTTAGGCCCCATTCTTCCCTAG
- a CDS encoding 2Fe-2S iron-sulfur cluster-binding protein → MSVCIRFLPDDVTIEAEPGESLLEVADRAGVDIPTGCLMGSCHACEVEIEGGETIRSCISAVPPGRSQLTIQLFSDPSW, encoded by the coding sequence ATGAGTGTTTGCATTCGCTTTCTACCCGACGATGTCACGATTGAGGCAGAACCAGGAGAATCATTACTGGAAGTGGCTGACAGAGCGGGAGTTGACATTCCCACGGGGTGCCTGATGGGGTCTTGCCACGCCTGTGAGGTAGAAATTGAAGGCGGGGAAACGATACGGAGTTGCATTTCGGCAGTCCCACCAGGGCGATCGCAACTCACCATTCAACTATTCTCCGATCCTAGCTGGTAA
- a CDS encoding Npun_F0494 family protein gives MTVVNPNRSRTIHYPSRTVKRAKQAMRCAPFRGYLFVTMHQQSVSLQAIAGSAGVQQQYTRQPLSELKAESALLWLIQVGVLRREVDGQGLTDSFRLTPLGRQIVEQWQLQGGNWPSATLWDHLYNALNRWVRLPI, from the coding sequence ATGACTGTAGTCAATCCCAACCGTTCTAGAACCATTCACTATCCCAGCCGAACCGTCAAGCGAGCTAAGCAGGCCATGCGTTGTGCTCCATTTCGGGGCTACTTGTTTGTCACCATGCACCAGCAAAGCGTCTCCCTACAGGCGATCGCGGGGTCCGCTGGAGTACAGCAGCAATATACACGCCAGCCACTATCAGAATTGAAGGCTGAGAGTGCTTTGCTATGGTTAATCCAAGTGGGAGTGCTACGGCGAGAAGTAGATGGTCAGGGTTTGACGGATAGTTTTCGGCTCACGCCCCTTGGTCGGCAAATCGTAGAGCAGTGGCAACTGCAAGGAGGAAATTGGCCTAGTGCAACGCTATGGGACCACCTCTATAACGCCTTGAACCGTTGGGTAAGACTACCTATTTAG
- a CDS encoding tetratricopeptide repeat protein, with product MTQTIEDLFDASIERYKAGEGPDTLIPVFKDICERARKSSPAWTCLAWLYLLDNKPTQAYNAAQKAVKLNPQDPQAQVNLAIAMLETSKKGVRDHIELAQQIMMVAKELEDEVKQNLEEGLSRKPDWKSLQRVQQWLFEA from the coding sequence ATGACTCAGACCATTGAAGATCTCTTTGATGCAAGCATTGAACGCTACAAGGCAGGAGAAGGCCCAGACACCCTGATTCCTGTGTTCAAAGACATTTGCGAGCGGGCCCGCAAAAGTAGCCCTGCTTGGACTTGCTTAGCTTGGCTGTATCTCTTAGATAACAAACCTACCCAGGCTTACAATGCAGCGCAAAAAGCAGTCAAACTCAATCCGCAAGATCCGCAAGCCCAAGTAAATTTAGCGATCGCCATGCTGGAAACCTCCAAAAAAGGCGTCCGTGATCATATTGAGTTAGCTCAACAGATCATGATGGTGGCTAAAGAATTAGAGGACGAAGTTAAACAAAATCTTGAAGAAGGGTTAAGCAGAAAACCCGATTGGAAGAGTTTGCAGCGAGTTCAGCAGTGGCTATTCGAGGCCTAG
- a CDS encoding SIMPL domain-containing protein — protein MNCAPLSRFIRTGNHYLRAAFLLLGVIGLSACQAPSSNSPLTRTLMVSGKGEVHIPTTLTQVQLGVEVQNQTAEAVQQQVAQRSQAVVKLLQSRQVEKLETTGIRLSPQYSYKDGEQSIKGYSGANMVSFRMPTDKVGTLLDDAVKAGATRIDSVSFAASDEAIATAQQDAIREATAKAKTQVSAALEALGLQQREILNVQVMGGNQMPPPMPMAIAGELTQNAKVPTPIIGGEQEVAAIVTLQVRY, from the coding sequence ATGAACTGTGCCCCTCTAAGTCGTTTTATTAGAACCGGAAATCACTATTTAAGAGCTGCATTCCTGTTACTAGGTGTCATTGGCCTAAGCGCTTGTCAAGCCCCATCCAGCAATAGCCCACTCACCAGAACCTTAATGGTTTCGGGTAAAGGTGAAGTCCATATTCCAACCACCCTCACCCAAGTCCAACTGGGAGTGGAAGTCCAGAATCAAACGGCTGAGGCTGTGCAACAACAAGTGGCGCAGCGATCGCAAGCTGTGGTTAAGCTCCTCCAGTCTCGCCAAGTCGAAAAGCTAGAAACCACTGGCATTCGGCTCAGTCCTCAATACAGCTATAAAGATGGAGAACAAAGCATCAAAGGCTACTCGGGGGCAAACATGGTCAGCTTTCGCATGCCAACAGACAAAGTTGGCACCTTACTAGATGATGCCGTCAAAGCAGGCGCAACCCGGATTGATAGCGTTTCCTTTGCTGCCTCTGACGAAGCGATCGCCACAGCGCAACAAGATGCAATTCGAGAAGCCACTGCCAAAGCTAAAACTCAAGTGAGTGCAGCTTTAGAAGCTTTGGGGCTGCAACAGCGAGAAATTCTCAACGTTCAAGTAATGGGTGGTAACCAAATGCCCCCACCGATGCCAATGGCGATCGCCGGAGAACTAACTCAAAATGCCAAAGTGCCTACGCCCATAATCGGTGGAGAGCAGGAAGTTGCAGCGATTGTAACGCTACAAGTCCGTTATTAA
- a CDS encoding iron-sulfur cluster assembly accessory protein, producing MTQATQSQQGILLTENGLRQVLALREKQGKDLCLRVGVRNGGCSGMSYLMDFADPKDIREDDDVFDYDGFKVICDRKSLLYLYGLVLDYNDALIGGGFQFTNPNASQTCGCGKSFSA from the coding sequence ATGACACAAGCAACTCAGTCTCAACAAGGAATTTTGCTAACGGAAAATGGCCTCCGCCAAGTGCTTGCGCTGCGAGAAAAGCAAGGTAAAGATCTCTGCCTGCGGGTAGGAGTGCGCAATGGCGGTTGTTCTGGTATGTCTTACCTGATGGATTTTGCTGACCCCAAGGATATTCGTGAAGACGATGACGTGTTTGACTATGACGGTTTCAAAGTCATCTGCGATCGCAAGAGTTTACTCTACTTATATGGTTTAGTGCTGGACTACAATGATGCCTTAATTGGTGGTGGCTTTCAATTCACCAATCCCAACGCTTCTCAGACTTGTGGTTGTGGGAAGTCATTCTCGGCTTAA
- a CDS encoding agmatinase family protein, translating into MTEDSLFRSPNGDSPQRQTEANRALELETHLPLTGWQQEVSRGLEYGLEAAESIRDRTIPTFSRGELPHYAGINTFLKAPYLEDVRRVGEYDVAIVGVPHDSGTTYRPGTRFGPQGIRRISALYTPYNFELGIDLREQITLCDVGDIFTIPANNEKSFDQISKGIAHVFSSGAFPIIMGGDHSIGYPTVRGICRHLGDKKVGIIHFDRHVDTQETDLDERMHTCPWFHANNIKNAPPKNLVQLGIGGWQVPRQGVKVCRERNTNILTVTDIMEMGLDAAVEFALERAMDGTDCVYISFDIDCIDAGFVPGTGWPEPGGLMPREALYLLGKIVQRAPVCGLEIVEVSPPYDISDITSLMATRVICDTMAHLVLSGQLPRKEKASFIHPEATPELVAEWS; encoded by the coding sequence ATGACTGAAGATTCACTTTTTCGAAGTCCTAATGGCGACTCACCGCAGCGCCAAACTGAAGCCAATCGTGCCCTAGAACTGGAGACTCATCTGCCCCTGACTGGCTGGCAACAAGAAGTCTCTAGAGGCTTGGAGTATGGTTTAGAAGCTGCCGAAAGTATTCGCGATCGCACCATTCCCACTTTTTCTCGCGGAGAATTGCCGCACTATGCAGGCATCAATACTTTTCTCAAAGCGCCTTATTTAGAAGATGTGAGAAGAGTCGGGGAATATGATGTCGCGATCGTGGGAGTTCCCCATGATTCGGGTACTACCTATCGCCCCGGAACTCGCTTTGGCCCCCAAGGAATTCGCCGGATCTCAGCGCTTTATACCCCTTACAACTTTGAACTGGGCATTGACCTGAGAGAGCAAATTACCCTCTGTGATGTGGGGGATATTTTCACCATCCCTGCGAATAACGAAAAATCATTTGATCAGATTTCTAAGGGCATTGCCCACGTTTTTAGTTCGGGTGCTTTTCCCATCATTATGGGCGGCGATCATTCGATTGGTTATCCTACGGTTCGGGGCATCTGTCGGCACCTAGGGGATAAAAAAGTTGGCATTATTCACTTCGATCGCCATGTGGATACCCAAGAGACTGACCTAGACGAGCGCATGCATACCTGCCCTTGGTTCCATGCCAACAACATCAAGAATGCACCTCCCAAGAACTTGGTGCAGTTAGGCATTGGGGGCTGGCAAGTGCCTCGACAAGGCGTGAAAGTTTGCCGCGAGCGGAACACCAACATCTTGACTGTTACAGACATTATGGAAATGGGCCTAGATGCAGCCGTAGAGTTTGCTCTAGAGCGGGCTATGGATGGCACTGACTGCGTATACATTAGCTTTGACATTGACTGCATTGACGCTGGGTTTGTCCCTGGTACAGGTTGGCCCGAACCCGGTGGCCTCATGCCGCGCGAAGCCCTCTATCTCCTCGGCAAAATTGTCCAGCGTGCCCCTGTTTGCGGTCTTGAAATCGTAGAAGTTTCCCCTCCCTACGACATCAGCGACATCACCTCTTTAATGGCGACTCGCGTCATTTGCGACACAATGGCTCATCTGGTCTTGTCCGGGCAACTACCGCGTAAAGAAAAGGCCAGTTTCATTCATCCCGAGGCAACCCCAGAATTGGTCGCGGAGTGGAGCTAA
- a CDS encoding SRPBCC family protein, with protein sequence MSDWLEHSVQVEVDVPIELAWSLWSDLEQMPRWMKWIDSVKVQEDNPDLSRWKLATGGWTFSWQSRIVKIVPQQIIQWESVDGLPNRGAIRFYDRGNSSIVKLSVSYAIPGIIGKLMDNLFLGRVVESTIQADLERFKQYALQVKTQVEA encoded by the coding sequence ATGTCCGATTGGCTAGAACATAGCGTCCAAGTTGAAGTCGATGTCCCCATTGAATTGGCCTGGAGTCTCTGGTCTGACCTGGAGCAAATGCCCCGCTGGATGAAGTGGATTGACTCAGTGAAAGTGCAGGAGGACAACCCAGATCTGTCTCGCTGGAAGCTAGCTACAGGCGGTTGGACCTTTAGTTGGCAATCGCGCATCGTCAAAATTGTGCCTCAGCAAATTATCCAGTGGGAATCAGTGGATGGTTTACCCAACCGAGGCGCGATTCGTTTCTACGATCGCGGTAACAGCAGCATCGTCAAACTTAGCGTTTCCTACGCCATCCCTGGCATTATCGGTAAGCTGATGGACAATCTATTCTTGGGACGAGTGGTAGAATCCACGATCCAAGCCGATCTAGAGCGTTTCAAGCAATACGCACTGCAAGTTAAAACCCAGGTAGAAGCTTAA
- a CDS encoding ImmA/IrrE family metallo-endopeptidase: MQYRHPGQAFLSRHGLLQTEQDMFRYVEFLRQSAGLSDEPPIDLLRIYQEFGMPTPLRAPLADQQGILVDSDAGLILIKEDDPLVRQRFTEGHELMELLFDAQERLFLGTNTQLPWQAEQKEQLCDRGAAELLMPTSSFLPQLRSLGFSLRTGQILANLYQTSLLATLLRMVQHESGAYAVVMWHQALRRREAEGCLPTKPQPKKKLRVWWRAKAQGWSSGFIPKNKSIPHGSLIAEAFHSGQPQTGTEALDFGCGPLHCYVEALPIQLGGKSCVLSLLHLPSPSR; the protein is encoded by the coding sequence ATGCAGTACAGGCATCCTGGGCAAGCTTTCCTGTCCCGTCATGGGCTGCTGCAAACTGAGCAGGATATGTTCCGCTATGTTGAGTTTTTGCGGCAATCAGCGGGGCTGAGTGATGAACCGCCGATCGATCTCTTACGCATCTACCAAGAATTCGGCATGCCTACGCCTCTGCGGGCACCGCTAGCCGATCAGCAAGGCATTCTGGTGGATAGCGATGCAGGTTTAATTCTGATTAAAGAAGATGACCCCTTGGTGCGGCAACGCTTCACCGAAGGTCATGAGCTAATGGAGTTGTTGTTTGACGCTCAGGAGCGGTTATTCCTAGGCACCAACACCCAACTACCCTGGCAGGCGGAGCAAAAAGAGCAGTTGTGCGATCGCGGAGCCGCAGAGTTGTTGATGCCTACCTCTTCGTTTTTGCCCCAACTCCGCAGTCTCGGCTTCTCCCTCCGCACAGGACAAATTCTCGCGAATCTCTACCAAACCTCGCTGCTCGCCACTTTGCTCCGCATGGTGCAACATGAATCGGGAGCCTATGCGGTAGTAATGTGGCACCAGGCTCTACGCCGTCGGGAAGCAGAAGGTTGCCTCCCCACAAAACCACAACCTAAAAAGAAACTGCGCGTGTGGTGGCGGGCCAAGGCTCAAGGTTGGAGCAGCGGCTTCATTCCCAAAAACAAGTCCATTCCCCACGGCTCCCTCATTGCTGAAGCGTTTCACAGTGGACAGCCTCAAACAGGTACGGAAGCCCTAGACTTTGGCTGTGGCCCGCTTCACTGTTATGTAGAAGCACTGCCTATCCAGTTAGGTGGCAAATCCTGTGTTCTATCTTTGTTGCATCTACCGTCACCTAGTCGGTAA
- a CDS encoding DUF4351 domain-containing protein, protein MKQLLCGHTSHRNEAIVEHTFYVSDEHRTYTWNGQSPLDVRIDAVIDVASAYIHQMSHQKPKFQKLELSSQVLRNGEKYYYFLVMFEPPWWDDPDAEISGMTEAIVTLDYKVIEPEIHHFTTEAEYQRHRVLQRLQHQLGSLEPALEQQVSRLSTNILWSLDTALWDFNSEADLTNWLETHTSQSRKRKK, encoded by the coding sequence ATGAAGCAATTACTTTGCGGTCATACCTCACATCGCAACGAGGCGATCGTAGAACATACCTTTTATGTCAGTGATGAACACCGCACTTATACCTGGAATGGTCAATCTCCTTTAGATGTTCGCATTGATGCTGTGATTGACGTAGCATCTGCCTACATTCATCAAATGAGCCACCAAAAACCTAAATTTCAAAAATTAGAGCTTTCCTCTCAAGTGCTGAGAAATGGTGAAAAGTATTACTACTTTCTCGTGATGTTTGAGCCTCCCTGGTGGGACGATCCAGACGCAGAAATTTCTGGAATGACAGAGGCGATCGTGACGCTAGATTACAAAGTTATTGAGCCAGAAATTCATCATTTCACAACTGAAGCAGAATACCAACGACATCGAGTTCTGCAACGGTTACAACATCAACTCGGAAGCCTGGAACCAGCCTTAGAACAGCAAGTTTCTCGCCTTTCTACCAACATACTTTGGAGTTTAGACACAGCTCTCTGGGATTTCAATAGTGAGGCTGATTTGACAAATTGGTTGGAAACTCACACTTCACAGAGCCGTAAGCGCAAGAAATGA